In the [Clostridium] colinum genome, one interval contains:
- a CDS encoding amidohydrolase — protein sequence MEKTIYFGGDIITLEDNLYVESVLVEDGIIKDLGKFDDIIKNNKDATLINLEGNTMLPAFLDSHSHLSGLALTTNFAKLQEAKSFDDIKNIILNFVKENNISKNEWIIGFGYDHNHLKEKKHPDKFVLDSLKLDNPILLTHTSGHMGIVNQKGLDLFNITENTEEKPGGKIGRVKDSNEPNGYLEENAFISKCAKVYKPTPDNTKKMINKAQNIYASYGITTAQEGLLTNKELNMLQCGDNIIDIIGYVDIKNCPDLLKDNPNYFKKYTNGIKLLGYKAFLDGSPQGKTAWLTKPYEDEEKYKGYPIYEDKVLTNFFKKALVENVQILVHCNGDAACEQFLRCYKQAKEETNYNQNIRPVMIHAQMLRKDLLPIVKELDIIPSYFVAHTFYWGDIHIKNLGKRAYSISPLNSSKKLNIKYTLHQDSPVIMPNMIETIWCATNRITKNGICLGEDEIIEPIDAIKAITINASYQYFEEDIKGSIKIGKQANFVILSKNPLKIPKNEIKDIKILKTIKLNKIIFET from the coding sequence ATGGAAAAAACTATATACTTTGGCGGAGATATAATAACTTTAGAAGATAATCTTTATGTTGAATCGGTATTAGTAGAAGATGGTATTATAAAAGATTTAGGCAAATTTGATGATATTATTAAAAATAATAAAGATGCTACTTTAATTAATCTAGAGGGTAACACTATGTTACCTGCATTTTTAGATTCTCATAGTCATTTATCTGGTTTAGCTTTAACAACAAACTTTGCTAAATTACAAGAGGCTAAAAGTTTTGATGATATAAAAAATATCATACTAAATTTTGTAAAAGAAAATAATATTTCTAAAAATGAATGGATTATTGGTTTTGGATATGACCACAATCATCTTAAAGAAAAAAAACATCCAGATAAATTTGTGTTAGATAGCCTTAAATTAGACAATCCTATTTTATTAACTCATACATCTGGACATATGGGTATTGTAAATCAAAAGGGACTCGATTTATTTAATATAACAGAAAATACTGAGGAAAAACCTGGTGGAAAAATAGGTCGTGTAAAAGATTCTAACGAACCTAATGGATATTTAGAAGAAAATGCTTTTATATCAAAATGTGCAAAAGTATATAAACCTACACCAGATAATACAAAAAAAATGATAAATAAAGCACAAAATATTTATGCAAGTTATGGTATTACTACCGCTCAAGAAGGGCTTTTAACAAATAAAGAACTTAATATGTTACAGTGTGGAGATAATATAATAGATATAATAGGTTATGTTGATATAAAAAATTGTCCAGACTTATTAAAAGATAATCCTAACTATTTTAAAAAATATACTAATGGTATAAAACTTTTAGGGTATAAAGCATTTTTAGATGGTAGCCCTCAAGGAAAAACTGCTTGGCTTACAAAACCATATGAAGATGAAGAAAAATATAAAGGATATCCTATATATGAAGATAAAGTATTAACTAACTTTTTTAAAAAAGCTCTTGTAGAAAATGTACAAATATTAGTTCATTGTAATGGAGATGCAGCTTGTGAACAATTTTTAAGGTGCTATAAACAAGCTAAAGAAGAAACTAACTATAACCAAAATATAAGACCTGTTATGATACACGCTCAAATGCTTAGAAAAGACTTATTACCTATAGTTAAAGAACTTGATATTATTCCATCATATTTTGTAGCTCATACTTTTTATTGGGGAGATATTCATATAAAAAATTTAGGAAAGCGAGCATATAGCATAAGTCCTTTAAATTCTTCTAAAAAGTTAAATATCAAATACACCCTACATCAAGATAGTCCTGTTATTATGCCAAATATGATAGAAACTATTTGGTGTGCTACAAATCGTATTACTAAAAATGGTATATGTCTTGGTGAAGATGAAATAATAGAACCTATAGATGCAATAAAAGCTATTACTATTAATGCTAGTTATCAATATTTTGAAGAAGATATAAAAGGCTCTATAAAAATAGGTAAACAAGCTAATTTTGTAATCTTATCTAAAAATCCATTAAAAATACCTAAAAATGAAATTAAAGATATAAAAATATTAAAAACTATAAAATTAAATAAAATTATTTTTGAAACTTAA
- a CDS encoding class I SAM-dependent DNA methyltransferase, with the protein MSIYENFAEVYDTFMENIPYNDWIVYIQKIWDKFELNPKLIADIGCGTGNIAIPLAKKGYDLIGIDSSFQMLTKAKQKSLKENVNILYLEQDMREFELYGTVDCILSICDSINYILEEDELLQVFKLVNNYLDPKGLFIFDINTLYKFKNILADNTFCQTNDTSAYTLENYFDDEEMINEFYTNFFIQDKKTKLYHRFEEIHYEKAYTIKKIEELIKKSGLELLAVYDELTFDTPKENSQRVFFVARENGK; encoded by the coding sequence ATGTCTATTTATGAAAATTTTGCAGAAGTGTATGACACTTTTATGGAAAATATACCATATAATGATTGGATTGTATACATACAAAAAATATGGGACAAGTTTGAGCTAAATCCAAAATTAATAGCTGACATTGGTTGCGGTACAGGAAATATAGCTATACCACTAGCAAAAAAAGGCTATGATTTAATAGGAATAGATTCTTCTTTTCAAATGCTTACAAAGGCAAAACAAAAATCTTTAAAAGAAAATGTTAACATTCTGTATCTAGAACAAGATATGAGAGAATTTGAACTATATGGTACAGTAGATTGTATACTTAGTATATGTGACAGTATAAACTATATATTAGAAGAAGATGAATTATTACAAGTTTTTAAATTAGTAAATAACTATTTAGACCCTAAAGGACTTTTTATATTTGATATAAATACTTTATATAAATTTAAAAATATTTTAGCTGATAATACTTTTTGTCAAACTAATGATACTTCGGCCTACACATTAGAAAATTATTTTGATGATGAAGAAATGATAAATGAATTTTATACAAACTTTTTTATACAAGATAAAAAAACAAAACTTTATCATAGATTCGAAGAAATTCACTATGAAAAAGCTTATACTATAAAAAAAATAGAAGAGCTTATAAAAAAATCTGGTCTTGAGCTTTTGGCTGTTTATGATGAGCTTACTTTTGATACACCAAAAGAAAATAGCCAAAGAGTTTTTTTTGTAGCTCGTGAAAATGGAAAATAA
- a CDS encoding TetR/AcrR family transcriptional regulator C-terminal domain-containing protein codes for MTTSTITKNILSKSLKQLLYEKPFNKIKVLDITKKSGLNRQTFYYHFEDKFELVKWIYDNDLLHISNETTLYNWDKKLLEALKILKKQKHFYVCIVKCDEKYFKSYFFNIVKNLFFKGINKIDRDKKIDIKYIEFFSVYFSHGLCDIILDWIKNGMKDNEEEIIKKLKKLVNNLKLYTI; via the coding sequence ATGACAACGTCTACCATAACAAAGAATATTTTGTCAAAGAGCTTAAAACAATTATTATATGAGAAACCATTTAATAAAATAAAAGTATTAGATATAACCAAAAAAAGTGGATTAAATAGACAAACTTTTTATTATCATTTTGAAGATAAATTTGAACTTGTAAAATGGATATATGATAATGATTTATTACATATAAGCAATGAGACTACCTTATATAACTGGGATAAAAAGCTTTTAGAGGCTTTAAAAATTTTGAAAAAACAAAAGCATTTTTATGTATGTATAGTAAAATGTGATGAAAAATATTTTAAATCTTATTTTTTTAATATTGTGAAAAATCTTTTTTTTAAAGGTATAAATAAAATAGATAGAGATAAAAAAATAGATATAAAATATATAGAATTTTTTTCTGTTTATTTTTCTCATGGTCTATGTGATATTATATTAGACTGGATAAAAAATGGTATGAAAGACAATGAAGAAGAAATTATTAAAAAATTAAAAAAATTAGTTAATAATTTAAAACTATATACTATATAA
- a CDS encoding mannitol-1-phosphate 5-dehydrogenase, protein MKKAIQFGAGNIGRGFIGYLLHKSGYEVTFVDINDEILNAINKDKTYKIFIRDVESFEESVDNILALNSLSDEVIKAISECDIITTAVGPTVLSKITNSILKGLQLKKENNINTNLTIIACENMIGATDFLKDEILKLADNDMKEYIEKFISFPNCSVDRIVPPIKNNNILDVTVEKFFEWNVEKGKFKKEIPKIYGMNLVDNLQAFLERKLFTLNTGHAMVAYLGSIKGYNTIDEAILDENIQKIVRSAMQESGKAICLKYNLNLDEHFKYIEKIINRFKNKYLEDDLIRVGREPLRKLSSQDRLIKPLNTAILYNISVDNLLIGISGALHYFNKSDEQSVTLQNCIKDLGLENTIKKITEIKDKNIINKIIENYNNINNILNS, encoded by the coding sequence ATGAAAAAAGCAATTCAATTTGGAGCTGGGAATATAGGAAGAGGATTTATAGGATATTTATTGCATAAATCTGGATACGAGGTAACATTTGTAGATATAAATGATGAAATTTTAAATGCTATTAATAAAGATAAGACGTATAAAATATTTATTAGAGATGTAGAGTCTTTTGAAGAAAGCGTTGATAACATTTTAGCTTTAAACTCTTTAAGTGATGAGGTAATAAAGGCTATTAGCGAGTGTGATATAATAACAACAGCTGTTGGACCAACCGTTTTATCTAAAATTACTAATAGTATTTTAAAAGGATTACAATTAAAAAAAGAAAATAACATAAATACAAATTTAACTATTATTGCTTGTGAAAATATGATTGGTGCTACCGATTTTCTTAAAGATGAAATTTTAAAACTAGCAGATAATGATATGAAAGAGTACATAGAAAAATTTATATCTTTTCCAAATTGCTCAGTAGATAGGATTGTCCCACCTATAAAGAATAATAATATACTAGATGTAACAGTTGAAAAGTTTTTTGAGTGGAATGTAGAAAAAGGTAAATTTAAAAAAGAAATACCTAAAATATATGGTATGAACCTTGTAGATAATTTGCAAGCTTTTTTAGAAAGAAAATTATTCACTTTAAATACAGGACATGCTATGGTAGCATATCTAGGTAGTATAAAAGGATATAATACTATTGATGAAGCCATATTAGATGAAAATATTCAAAAAATTGTAAGAAGTGCTATGCAAGAAAGTGGTAAAGCAATTTGTTTAAAGTATAATTTAAATTTAGATGAACATTTTAAATACATAGAAAAAATTATAAATAGATTTAAAAACAAATATTTAGAAGATGACTTAATAAGAGTTGGTAGAGAACCTTTAAGAAAATTAAGTTCTCAAGATAGGTTAATTAAACCACTTAATACAGCTATTTTATATAATATAAGTGTTGATAATTTATTAATTGGAATTTCTGGAGCATTACATTACTTTAATAAAAGTGATGAACAAAGTGTAACTTTACAAAATTGTATTAAAGATTTAGGATTAGAAAATACTATAAAAAAAATTACAGAAATTAAAGATAAAAATATAATTAATAAAATTATAGAAAATTATAATAATATTAATAATATTTTAAATAGTTAA
- the hslO gene encoding Hsp33 family molecular chaperone HslO, translating into MDYILRATAGEGSVRVFIANTKETVQQAFLHHKTSPVMSAALGRALTAVSIMGSMLKSDNDLITIKINGDGMGKGLLVTGDSKARVKGYPFNPVVDIPLKPNGKLDVQGALGEGSLTVIKDMGLKEPYVGQIPLVSGEIAEDLTYYFAKSEQTPSAVGLGVLVDKDYSIKQSGGFIIQVMPDADKEIINSLENKLATMKPFTTLLEEGNTIEDILNILLGDFGVNILDKIPVQFYCNCSKERVEKALISIGKNELKAIIEEDKKATLHCHFCNKDYLFDENDLKRLLNDCTN; encoded by the coding sequence ATGGATTATATTTTAAGAGCAACTGCTGGAGAAGGTAGTGTTAGAGTATTTATAGCTAACACAAAAGAAACTGTACAACAAGCATTTTTACACCATAAGACATCACCTGTTATGTCTGCTGCTTTAGGTAGAGCTTTAACTGCTGTATCAATTATGGGTAGTATGCTAAAATCTGATAATGACCTTATCACTATAAAAATAAATGGTGATGGTATGGGTAAAGGACTATTAGTTACTGGAGATAGCAAGGCTAGAGTTAAAGGCTATCCTTTTAACCCTGTTGTAGACATACCTTTAAAACCTAATGGTAAATTAGATGTACAAGGTGCTTTAGGTGAAGGTAGCCTTACTGTAATAAAAGATATGGGACTTAAGGAGCCTTATGTAGGACAAATACCTCTTGTTTCTGGTGAAATAGCAGAAGATTTAACTTATTATTTTGCAAAATCTGAACAAACACCATCGGCTGTTGGGCTTGGTGTCTTAGTAGATAAAGATTATTCTATAAAACAATCTGGTGGATTTATAATACAAGTTATGCCAGATGCCGATAAGGAAATAATAAATAGTTTAGAAAATAAGCTTGCAACTATGAAGCCTTTTACAACTCTTTTAGAAGAAGGCAATACAATAGAAGATATTTTAAATATCCTTTTAGGAGATTTTGGCGTTAATATATTAGATAAAATACCTGTACAGTTTTATTGTAATTGTTCTAAAGAACGTGTAGAAAAAGCTTTAATAAGTATAGGTAAAAATGAACTAAAAGCAATAATAGAAGAAGATAAAAAAGCAACTTTACATTGTCATTTTTGTAATAAAGACTATCTATTTGATGAAAATGATTTAAAAAGACTTTTAAATGATTGTACAAATTAA
- a CDS encoding BglG family transcription antiterminator: MITLTERQKRIIHIIASSSGEVPITMKDIANTLSLSIRTIVREFKQIENWFLENDFSFTIKPGIGVMLNEDKNIKLYIIELLDINIDNSYSLLERKVLILTNLILLNSPIKSSYFIKSFNITETVFNSDFNELLSYLKNYNIEIIKKQGLGCYLVGEEQNLRNAYLNLIFEYYKDQDFIKILKTDILKENNFQNNVTNIILKLINKDTIIKIIEIVNKNIDYFNLFLSDESYMEFIFLIIISMKRIMQNEYIVYKNNSKYSIKNIEQFKFIETICLELQNNFKLDITFDEIIFISNHFKALKQIQNFNIIDNIRIIEIVTELIKLVENDLNVNLLEDSTFFNDLLNHLDTSIHRMKIGMKIRNPFFEDIKNEYSDVYNIVYNHMSCIKNKFNLDFIPDAEIAYITLHFIVAYERFLYKNIKINVILCCQTGIGTSKVLAEKILQKFQNINILNIIPTIKINDYLLKNNDVDLIISTANIETNLKFVKLNPIFDFESEKILKKFIFSISKEKLAYNNKLNNIDSKYYSEKDSEDIYSILDLSNDISYILKNFKFTKDISLKSFESLLNFVIQLYVDDILKQETLYNDFKNRLEVNFPYFNEINLLLLHCQSKSVLNIEIGIINLKNEVEHKNKKIKHILVIILPENSSSIKRELLSEISCNLINNKDFINTIKFADKYKTLNFFKNIMLNFLRNKLTF, from the coding sequence ATGATAACTTTAACTGAAAGACAAAAAAGAATTATACATATTATAGCAAGCTCTTCTGGTGAAGTTCCTATAACTATGAAAGATATTGCTAATACATTAAGTTTAAGCATAAGAACTATTGTTAGGGAATTTAAGCAGATAGAAAATTGGTTTTTAGAAAATGATTTTTCATTTACCATTAAGCCTGGAATAGGTGTAATGTTAAATGAAGATAAAAATATAAAACTATATATTATAGAACTATTAGATATAAATATTGATAATAGCTATTCTCTATTAGAAAGAAAAGTTTTAATATTAACAAATTTAATATTATTAAATTCTCCTATTAAATCTAGTTATTTTATAAAAAGTTTTAACATAACAGAAACAGTTTTTAATAGCGATTTTAATGAGCTTTTAAGTTATTTAAAAAATTATAATATTGAAATAATAAAAAAACAAGGTTTAGGTTGTTATTTAGTAGGAGAAGAACAAAATTTACGAAATGCTTATTTAAATTTAATTTTTGAGTATTATAAAGACCAAGATTTTATAAAAATATTAAAAACAGATATTTTAAAGGAAAATAATTTTCAAAATAATGTTACAAATATAATATTGAAGCTTATAAATAAAGATACAATAATAAAAATTATAGAAATAGTTAATAAAAATATTGATTATTTTAATTTATTTTTATCTGATGAGTCTTATATGGAGTTTATATTTTTAATTATTATATCTATGAAAAGAATTATGCAAAATGAATATATAGTTTATAAAAATAATAGTAAATATAGCATTAAAAACATAGAACAATTTAAATTTATAGAAACTATTTGTTTAGAACTTCAAAATAACTTTAAATTAGATATAACTTTTGATGAAATAATATTTATTTCAAATCATTTTAAAGCACTAAAACAAATACAAAATTTTAATATTATAGACAATATAAGAATAATAGAAATAGTTACTGAGTTAATAAAATTAGTTGAAAATGATTTAAATGTCAATTTATTAGAAGATAGTACATTTTTTAATGATTTATTAAATCATTTAGATACATCAATTCATAGAATGAAAATAGGAATGAAAATAAGAAACCCATTTTTTGAAGATATAAAAAATGAATATAGTGATGTATATAATATTGTTTATAATCATATGTCATGTATAAAAAATAAGTTTAACTTAGATTTTATTCCAGATGCAGAAATAGCCTATATAACATTACATTTTATAGTGGCATATGAAAGATTTTTATACAAAAATATTAAAATTAATGTAATTTTATGTTGTCAAACAGGTATAGGTACATCTAAAGTTTTGGCAGAAAAGATATTACAAAAATTTCAAAATATAAATATTTTAAATATTATACCTACAATAAAAATTAATGATTATCTATTAAAAAATAATGATGTAGATTTGATTATATCAACAGCTAATATAGAAACTAATTTAAAATTTGTAAAGTTAAACCCTATATTTGATTTTGAATCTGAAAAAATTTTAAAAAAGTTCATATTTTCTATATCTAAAGAAAAGTTAGCTTATAACAATAAATTAAATAACATAGATAGTAAATATTATTCTGAAAAAGATAGTGAAGATATATATTCTATATTAGATTTATCAAATGATATATCATATATTTTAAAAAATTTTAAATTTACTAAAGACATAAGCTTAAAGTCTTTTGAAAGTTTATTAAACTTTGTTATACAACTTTATGTAGATGATATTTTAAAACAAGAAACATTATATAATGACTTTAAAAATAGATTAGAAGTAAATTTTCCATATTTTAATGAAATTAACTTACTTCTTTTACACTGTCAATCCAAAAGTGTTTTAAACATAGAGATAGGTATTATAAATTTAAAAAATGAAGTGGAACATAAAAATAAAAAAATTAAACATATTTTAGTAATAATATTACCAGAAAATTCTAGCAGCATTAAAAGAGAACTTTTAAGTGAAATAAGTTGTAATTTAATAAATAATAAAGATTTTATAAATACAATAAAGTTTGCTGACAAATATAAAACTTTAAATTTTTTTAAAAATATAATGTTAAATTTTTTAAGAAATAAACTAACATTTTAA
- a CDS encoding PTS mannitol transporter subunit IICB, translated as MSNLKNNIQNFGKFLSGMVMPNIGAFIAWGFITCFFIPDGWFPNEQLVSLVDPILKYLLPVLIGYTGGGVVAGKRGSVMGAIATMGVIVGADIPMLIGGMIMGPIGGLIIKFFDKAVDGKIPTGFEMLVNNFSIGILGMILAILGFYTIGPAIQTATQFIEQCVQIIVEKNILPLVSVFIEPAKVLFLNNAVNHGVLTPIGISQAEQAGKSIMFLLESNPGPGLGILLAYCLVGKGSSKQSAPGAVIIHFLGGIHEIYFPYILMKPLLIIAAILGGASGVFTFSLLNTGLVAAPSPGSVFAILALAPKGGLIPVIAGIFVATVVSLLISIPIIKKSKDDEDSLEKSKEKVKNLKNTNIINNADSINKQKIKNTITNIIFACDAGMGSSAMGASRFKERIKSLNQNISVTNTSVDSIPNDAQVVVTHKNLVDRVLKKNNNVEIVPISNFLKDPLLDELYHRISNQ; from the coding sequence ATGAGCAATCTTAAGAATAATATTCAAAATTTTGGAAAATTTTTAAGTGGTATGGTTATGCCTAATATAGGGGCTTTTATAGCTTGGGGATTTATAACTTGTTTTTTTATACCAGATGGTTGGTTTCCCAACGAACAATTAGTAAGTTTAGTTGACCCTATATTAAAATACTTACTACCGGTTTTAATTGGATATACTGGTGGTGGAGTTGTAGCTGGAAAAAGAGGTTCTGTTATGGGGGCTATAGCAACTATGGGTGTTATAGTTGGTGCAGATATACCAATGTTAATAGGTGGTATGATTATGGGACCTATTGGTGGATTAATAATTAAATTTTTTGATAAAGCTGTTGATGGAAAGATACCTACAGGATTTGAAATGCTTGTAAACAACTTTTCTATTGGTATATTAGGTATGATATTAGCTATTTTAGGTTTTTACACAATAGGACCAGCTATTCAAACAGCAACACAATTTATTGAACAATGTGTTCAAATTATTGTTGAAAAAAATATTTTACCATTAGTTTCTGTATTTATAGAGCCAGCAAAAGTTTTATTTTTAAATAATGCAGTTAACCACGGAGTATTAACTCCTATTGGTATATCTCAAGCAGAGCAAGCTGGTAAATCTATTATGTTTTTATTAGAATCTAACCCTGGTCCTGGTTTAGGTATTTTATTAGCTTATTGTTTAGTTGGAAAAGGTTCTAGTAAACAATCTGCTCCAGGTGCAGTTATTATACATTTTTTAGGAGGTATACACGAAATATATTTCCCTTATATTTTAATGAAACCTTTACTTATTATAGCGGCAATATTAGGTGGAGCCTCAGGTGTTTTTACATTTTCTTTATTAAATACAGGGCTTGTAGCAGCACCATCTCCTGGTAGTGTGTTTGCTATTTTAGCATTAGCTCCTAAAGGTGGTTTAATCCCAGTTATTGCAGGTATATTTGTTGCAACTGTTGTGTCTTTATTAATATCTATACCGATAATAAAAAAATCTAAAGATGATGAAGATTCTCTTGAAAAAAGTAAGGAAAAAGTAAAAAATCTAAAAAATACAAATATTATAAATAATGCAGATAGTATAAATAAACAAAAAATAAAAAACACTATTACTAATATAATATTTGCTTGTGATGCAGGTATGGGGTCTAGCGCTATGGGGGCTTCAAGATTCAAAGAAAGAATTAAAAGTTTAAACCAAAATATAAGTGTTACAAATACTTCTGTTGATAGTATACCAAATGATGCTCAAGTAGTTGTTACTCACAAAAATCTAGTAGATAGAGTTTTGAAGAAAAATAATAATGTTGAGATTGTTCCTATTTCAAATTTTCTTAAAGACCCTTTGCTAGATGAACTTTATCATAGAATAAGTAACCAATAA
- the dapB gene encoding 4-hydroxy-tetrahydrodipicolinate reductase, with protein MIKIIMHGCNGKMGQAICNLVEKDNSCEIVAGVDINPINAKFPTFTDINDCNIEADVVIDFSTAIAVDRLMEYCLNKKIPVVVCTTGLNEQSINKIDEVSKHIPVFKSANMSLGINLIASLLKKASAILDENGFDIEIIEKHHNQKIDAPSGTALLLADAINESMDNKFEYIYDRSKTREKRSNKEIGISSIRGGNIVGEHSVIYAGKDEIIEFTHFAHSKEVFAIGALKAGKFLVNKPAGKYNMQDIMDSL; from the coding sequence ATGATAAAAATAATAATGCACGGTTGTAATGGTAAGATGGGTCAGGCTATTTGTAATTTAGTAGAAAAAGACAATAGCTGTGAAATTGTAGCAGGAGTAGATATAAATCCTATAAATGCTAAATTTCCTACTTTTACAGATATAAATGATTGCAATATAGAGGCAGATGTTGTTATAGATTTTTCAACGGCAATAGCTGTAGATAGACTTATGGAATATTGTTTAAATAAAAAAATTCCAGTTGTTGTATGTACAACGGGACTTAATGAACAAAGTATTAATAAAATAGATGAAGTATCAAAACATATACCTGTTTTTAAATCGGCTAATATGAGCCTTGGTATTAACCTTATAGCTAGTTTGTTAAAAAAAGCCTCTGCTATATTAGATGAAAATGGGTTTGATATTGAAATAATAGAAAAACATCATAACCAAAAAATAGATGCTCCTAGCGGTACAGCATTATTACTTGCAGATGCCATAAATGAATCTATGGATAATAAGTTTGAGTATATATACGATAGAAGTAAAACAAGAGAAAAGAGAAGTAATAAAGAAATAGGTATATCTTCCATTAGAGGTGGAAATATTGTAGGAGAACATTCTGTTATATACGCAGGAAAAGATGAAATAATAGAGTTTACTCATTTTGCACATTCTAAAGAAGTTTTTGCAATAGGTGCATTAAAAGCTGGTAAATTTTTAGTAAATAAGCCAGCAGGTAAATATAATATGCAAGATATAATGGATAGTTTATAA
- a CDS encoding PTS sugar transporter subunit IIA: MLKQENIFLNLKVKSKEEAIKLAGEKLFEKGYIEKEYIETMLEREKLMTTFMGMGVAIPHGTNEGKKFVKKSAIVLLQFPEGVDFDGEKAYIVIGICGVGDEHLEILSKIAILLDDELTDRLKNETNKEIFVDTFR, translated from the coding sequence ATGTTAAAACAAGAAAATATTTTTTTAAATTTAAAAGTAAAGTCTAAAGAGGAAGCAATTAAACTTGCAGGAGAAAAGCTATTTGAAAAGGGGTATATTGAAAAAGAGTATATTGAAACTATGTTAGAAAGAGAAAAGTTAATGACAACTTTTATGGGAATGGGTGTTGCAATACCTCATGGAACAAATGAAGGAAAAAAATTTGTTAAAAAATCGGCTATAGTTTTACTTCAATTCCCAGAAGGGGTAGATTTTGACGGAGAAAAAGCTTATATAGTTATAGGTATATGTGGTGTTGGAGATGAACATTTAGAAATATTATCTAAAATTGCAATTTTGTTAGATGATGAACTAACAGATAGATTAAAAAATGAAACTAATAAAGAAATATTTGTAGATACTTTTAGATAA